A segment of the Salmo trutta chromosome 3, fSalTru1.1, whole genome shotgun sequence genome:
ACTGGCATGCTTCCTCGCTAGTTAGATATTTTGATGATGTCAGGCTATCATTATCTGGGGAGCTGGGAGTACACTAACTTACTTGGTTTAAATAGTACACACTGGATAACTTATCTTTCGTAAAAACTTCCAAGAGGTGAACTGTGTTCGGTCAGTCGGAGTCGATGGCGTCTTTGCTGTTCAGCTGTGTTGTTTCACTTTTACCAATTAGTACCGTAGGTGTTTCATTCTGGCTCCAGCCTCAGTATTGTTAGTTGCCACACCCACTTTGATATTTGCAATGACGGATAATGGAGTCAAAAGGAATATTCAGGATGAACCGTCGTCAGGCCACCACTACTGCTAGCTGCTTTATAAtgatttttaaaaattattattattgttataggctacattcATAAAttaatataataaaaaaatattatttgtagGTATCGTTCCCTCTTCCATAGGCCTATACTGAGGTCAAAATTACAATATGAATTTCCATACATTTATTAAATCGGTAGAATTATGGAAAAATAAATTGCGGAGGGGAAGAACTGGATCCACTTCCTTTACTCCAAGCACAAGTATGCTGGCCCCAATATCTTGGGATAAAGTACTTATTTAGAACGTAACAAATGTTCCTACACAATTAGAAAGACAACGTTACAAGTGTACCACCACTTGACTTACAGACGACGTTCCAAAATGTATTTCTATTATTCCGATTGTACCGTTATGTGAAGACAAAAACCATAGCTCTAAATGTAACCTTATGAAATGTTCCTAGGATATCTCCAAAATAACATGATATTCAGAACCCTTCATGGACTACCAAGGAACGTTTTTAAAGTTCCCATGATGTCTGTATAGCGACCAGATATTTATAACCTCTATAATACTTATTAGAAACATTATGAATGTGCCTATAATGTCCCAAACGGGCTATGACATTCAGTACCTCTGGAAGAGTTAAGGGGAACGTTACAAATGTCTCAGTTACGTTCCTTGTAAAGTCTCCTGACATTCAGAACCTCTAAAGTACTTATTTCCAAAGTAACAAATGTTCCTACACACTTAGAAAGACAATGTCCCAGGTAACAAGGAACGTAACTGAGACATTTGTAACATTCCCCTTAAGTCTTACAGAAGACGTTCCAAAATGTATTTCTATCATTCCGATTgtattttcctgcctcatgatgccatatattttgtgaagtgcaccagtccctcctgcagcaaagcacccccacaacatgatgctatcacccccgtgcttcacggttgggatggtgttcttcgacttgcaagcatccccctttttccctccaaacataacgatggtcattatgtccaaacagttctatttttgtttcatcagaccagaggacatttctccaaaaagtatgatctttgtccccatgtgcagttgcaaaccgtagtctggctttttttatggtcggttttggagcagtggcttcttccttgctgagaggcctttcaggttatgtcgatatagaacaacttttactgtggatatagatacttttgtacctgtacctttctcaaatgttgtcaattagcctatcagaagcttctaaagccatgacatcattttttttggaattttcaagcttttttaaggcacagtcaacttagcatatctaaaattctgacccactagaatggtgatacagtgaattctaagtgaaataatctgtctgtaaacaattgttggaaaaattacttgcgtcatgcaaaaagtagatgtccgatttgccaaagctatagtttgttaataacaagacatttgtggagttttaatgactccaacctaagtgtaggtaaacttccgacttcaactgtcggtaacctaacgttagctagcttgctagcctaactGGACTAGCTAAgtgagctatctagctaacatttgAGTCCTGTATTGAACTCTGAAAGCCATCCGCTAAATTATATAGCTATCTTTTtttagtatacagtgcatttggaaagtattcagaccccttccctttttcgacattttgttacgttacagccttattctaaaatgtattaaataaataaaaaatcctcatcaatgtacacacaataccctacaatgacaaagcaaaaacagttttttacaaatctttgcacatttattacaacaacaaaaaaattaaataccttacttacattggaaacccaaattggtctacacggaccagttctggcctggtttagatcttatctgtcggaaagatatcagtttgtctctgtgaatggtttatCCTCTAACAAATCAACTGAAAAttccggtgttcctcaaggttccgttttaggaccactattgttttcactgtatattttacctcttggggatgtcattcgaaaacataatgttaactttcactgctatgcggatgacacacagctgtacatttcaatgaaacatgttgaagccccaaaattgccctcgctggaagcctgtgtttcagacataaggaagtggatgcctgcaaactttctacttttataCTCGGAccaaacagagatgcttgttctaggtcccaagaaacaaagagctcttctgttgaatctgacaattaatcttgatggttgtacagtcgtctcaaataaaactgtgaaggacctcggcattactctggaccctgatctctcttttgatgaacatatcaagactgtttcaaggacagcttttttccatttacgtaacattgcaaaaatcagaaattgtctgtccaaaaatgaggcagaaaaatgtatccatgcttttgttacttctaggttagattactgcaatgctctactttccagcaaCCCGGATAAATCACTAactaaacttcagttagtgctaaatacggctgcaaGAATCCTGAttagaaccccaaaatttgatcatattactccagtgctagacTCCCTAcaatggcttcctgttaaggcaagggctgatttcaaggttttactgctaaccttcaaagcattacatgggcttggtCCTACTGTCACGACTCTCGCCGAAGtcagcccctctccttgttcgggcggcgttcggcggttgacgtcaccggtttactagttgccaccgatcgatggttcactgttcgtttgttttttgtttttattgtgtacacctgtttttgatttccctaattatgtttattatttaacccgctgcatttcctgtttgtcttgtcggtgattgtttcctgttttgtgtttttgtagGGGTTGTTCCCCAATCCTGTATTTTGGAATTGGAAGAAGTTTTTTCATTAATTTTAGTAAACATGTATTTGTTTACACTCATCCAtgtgtcctgtgcctgactccgaCACTTCTTCTAACTAGTGCATTAcacctacctatctttccaatttggtcctgccgtacatacctacacgtacgctatggtcacaagacgcaggcctcctaattgtccctagaatgtctaagcaaacagctggaggcagggctttctcctatagagctccatttttatggaatggtctgcctacccatgtgagagacgcagactcggtctcaacctttaagtctttattgaagactcatctcttcagtaggtcctatgattgagtgtagtctggcccaggagtgtgaaggtgaatggaaaggcactggagcgtccttgctgtctctgcctggcccgttcccctctctccactgggattctctgcctctaaccctattacagggactgagtcactggcttactggtgctcttccatgccgttccTAGGAGGTGTGCgttacttgagtgggttgagtcactaacgttgtcttcctgtctgggttggcgcccccccttgggttcgtgccgtggcggagatctttgtgggctctactcggccttgtctcaggatggttagttggtggttgaagatatccctctagtggtgtgggggctgtgctttggcaaagtgtttggggttatatcctgcctgtttggccctgtccgggggtatcatcggatggggccacagtgtctcccgacccctcctgtctcagcctccagtatttatgctgcagtagtttttgctctgagacttgtttacattgatcgtccttgagatgtttctacaacttgattggagtccagctgtggtaaattcaattgattggacaggatttggaaaggcacacatctgtctatataaggtcccacagttgacagtgcatgtcagagtaaagaCCAATTCAAGAGGTTgtaggaattgttcgtagagctccgagacagaattgtgtcgagacTCTGATCAGGGGAACGGTACTataaaatgtctacagcattgaaggtccccaagaacacagtagcctccatcattcttaattggaagacatttggaaccaccaagactcttcctaaagcttgccgcccggccaaactgaacaatcgggggagaagggccttggtcaaggaggtgaccaagaaaccagagttcctctgtggagatgggagaaccttccagaaggacaaccatctctgcagcattccaccaatccggcctttatggtagagtggccagatggaagccagtcctcagtaaaaggcacatgacagcccgcttggagtttgccaaaagccacctaaaggactctcagaccatgagaaacaagattctctggtctgatggaatcaagatggaactctttggactgaatgccaagcgtcacgtctggggaagcctggcaccatcgctatggtgaagcattgtggttgcagcatcatgctctggggatgtttttcagtggtagggacatgaagactagtcaggattgagggaaagatgaacactgcaaagtacagagagatccttgatgaaaacctgatcccgagcactcaggaccttagactggggcgaaagttcaccttccaactgaacaacgaccctaagcccacatccaagacaacgcaggagtggtttcgggacaagtctctgaatgtccttgagtggcccaggcagagcccagacttgaacccgatcaaacatctctggagagacctgaaaatagctgtgcagcgatgctccccatccaacctgacagagcttgtgaggatctgcagagaagaatgagagaaactagccaaatacaggtgtgccaagcttgtaacgtcacaTTCAGTAATACTTgagcctgtaatcgctgccaaaggtgcttcaacaaatgtcatatttatgtttttctttttttatacatttaaaaaaaattcgctttgtcattgttgggtattgtgtgtagattgatggtaGCTCAATCTGGTAGCCGTCTATTCCACCCTTGTCTGGAAAACACTGTTACTATAGAATTGGCAATATCGCTAATTCACTCTTTGTTTATGTTTTGGTAACGTTAGCAATGATGAATGTGTATAAATCATCtatggttggttagttggttctTAGCCAGTCTCAGCTGAATAGCAATCATGACGGCAAATTTAGTGACGCTAGTTAGCTAACAGCAAGCAGACAATATTGAAATGCTCATGTTGGGTATGGTAAGCTAGCCAGATCAATACAATTAGTGGGTGGGGTGGTTAaattgtgtattgttgtgcactCTGTTGTAGGTGGTACAGAGTCTGATCCCATGTTGAAAAATATTTACAAGCTGACGGCTAAGATAGCTTAATTTACAGTAAGCATGGTATAAACATGAATTAGGTAGTGTTTGTGTTATGGGGTTATCTTAGTAAAACTCTTATCTAGAGTCATTCCACAGTGCCCTGCTGAAAAATACCCCAAAGCGGTAGAATTTTGGGTACACAACTATGAGGGAGCAGACACATCTTGCGGTTATGGAGCACAACAAGATTGTAGGACAGAAACCAGCAagggtgtcacaccctgacctgagagagcgttttttatgtctctatttaggtttggtcagggtgtgatttgggtgggtattctatgtccttttttctatgctttgtatttcttgtattttagcctgttttcctttggggtttgtgggtagttaaattctgtttagtgttttgcacctgacagaactctttggctgtcggtttcttgtttttttgtttaaagtgttctatgtttaataaattcatgatgagcactaaccacgctgcgccttggtctactctcttcaacgacagccgttacaaaggGACGCTGAAAGGTATAACATCAAGACTACAACAGTAATGACACAACCACCTCATTGTTCTCTCTGCAGATTCTGAAAACACTATACAAATCCATGTCTACAAAAAGCCCCTGCAAAAGGCTACTATTGACAAGAATGATCTGTCAATGGGCTGAGGGAGATTTACAGACAatactttgagatgaggaagggGGTTTGGTTGTGAAGGGTTGTGCTTagaccagcgtttcccaaactctgtcgtAGGGACCCCAagtggtgcacgttttggtttttgccctagcaccacACAGCTGATTAAATTTATAAACTCATTATCaacatttggttatttgaatcagctccTGTATAGTCCTCCACAATTaatgtgccaccaacctcctgtgttcagAACGACACCTGTTGAGGCATTGCAGGTGGATAGTGGGGAACTGTCACTGAGGATAAGGCAGACAAACTTGCATTAGCATACTGGGCGAGTTTGAAAGGTTGTTCAGAAGGACATCCTGTGGTCACGGCAACTGGGGAATGCAGGGAGCGAGGAGTGGGAAAGCAGAGGGCGTACAGGTGGGCAATTGGGCAGAAGGTGGTAGAAtatggactgggggagagagagatggggccgGCTATTGCATTGGGGAACTTTCCTCTGGCTGTTTTGTAGATGTGGACATGATTGAGGGCAGGAGAGAATGGGGTGAGGATGTGAGATGGTGTTTGGAGAGATATAtagattttatttgtttttaattagggacagacgttccgctagcggaaagcctttttgatatcggacagtgtggttagataaaggagagtcttgtctttaaaatggtgtaaaattgtcatatgtttgagaaattgaagttattgcatttttgaggtatttgtatttcgcgccacgctatgccattggatattggtgaggcgttccgctagcggaacgtctgtccctctaaccacattgtccgatttcaaaaaggctttacagcgaaagcaaaacattagattatgtcaggagagtaccctgccaaaaataatcacacagccatcacacagccatttcaaagcaagcatatatgtcacaaaaaccaaaaccacagctaaatgcagcactaacctttgacgatcttcatcagatgacactcctaggacattatgttatacaatacatgcatgttttgttcaatcaagttcatatttatatcaaaaaccagctttttacattagcatgtgatgttcaaaactagcatacccaccgcaaacctccggtgaatttactaaattactcatgataaacgttcacaaaaaacacaattattttaagaattatagatacagaactcctttatgcaatcgcggtgtcagattttaaaatagctttcggcgaaagcacattttgcaatattctgagtagatagcacgGCCAAAACAatctagctaatttgacacccaccaagtttggtgctcactaaactcagaattactataagaaaaattggattacctttgctgttcttcgtcagaatgcactcccaggacttctacttcaacaacaaatgttgtttacgttccaaataatccatagttatatccaaataccgccgttttgttcgtgcgttgaggtcactatccgaagggtgacgcgcgagcacattttgtgacaaaaaaattccaaaaattccattaccgtacttcgaagcatgtcaaacactgtttaaaataaatttttatgcaatttttctcgtaaaatagcgctaatattccaaccgggcaacgttgtattcattcaaaggctgagaaaaaaaaatggagtagtcttgtggacgcgcatctccagtgtcactgttcccaggctgaccactaacaaattatcctgctgttcttcgcccagagactgcagacaccccattacactttctggcgccttctgagagccaatggaagccttagaaaatgtcacgttacagcacagatgctgtattttcaatagagatgctacagaaggacaatacattgtcagacagggcacttcctgtatggaatcttctcaggttttggcctgccatatgagttctgttatactcacagacaccattgtctATTTCACTTTCTTGGAGGAACAGGACTAGTGAAAATAATTTAATTTAGGTAGgccgtgactggcctcacactccagtacagtaggtggcggtgtatgcacCTTAAAAGTTGGCTGTGATCTGCCAACCCAATTCCAAAGGATAGAAGAAGCTGTCCTTCAAAAAGTGATTGAGAAGGTATGCTGCTAACTACCCTTAGTTTTAAAACTATATTATTTATCAGTTGATACATCTATGACCAGTCCCTCAAACAAAATGTTGAGTGATGGCAGAAGTGGATGCTGAGTTCGAATCAAGCAGCGCATCAAGCAAATTTGGTGACGGCAAATGTTCAGAATGGAAATTGATGGTGGAAGTGGAGGCTGAGTCCGAATCAAGCAGCGTGTCGAGCAAAGTTGGTGAAGACGAATGTTCTGAATAGACAACAGTAGTAGCGAAAACTGGAACAAAAAGGTCATTTTTAAAATTGGAGTGGAGGATACGTGTATGAATGATAATGAATCGCTTCTTGTTGGGATGTGTTTGTTGAGTAAGGATGCATATGTGGGAACCCCGTTTGAGGTGTCAACATTTGCGAAGTATGTGCTTGGAAAGTggagtctgtcagagtgaccagaggtggtcttatttttatttaattgtaCATCTGAAGAACAGAGGAAGATTGCAGTGAGCCTCAAAAGAATCCGGACAACAGAAGTTTTGTGTTTTGACTTTGTAGTAGAGCACCCGTCAAAGGAGTCATCTCAGGGGTGACAATGGATGTTCAGGTTGAATACCTGGTGACAATTCCTGGTGTGGCTGGTGCCTggcatctgacccactgggtgaatggagaaaagtaAGAAAGTCTGTTGGTCAATCAAATCTCCTACGCGGAGGAGATGAAAATAACTGAGAAAGCAAGTCATTCTAGTGAAGATATGGTAGTGGACGCACCACAGCCTGTAGTAAATGTTTGCTGCCAGTCAAAAGACACCCTGTGTGTTAAAAAGGTGGATTTTGTGGCATTCATTGCCACCGTTATAAACTGTACGGCACAAGTCTTGTGGCTGCGGCAGAAAGGTTTTTGGGACTTAAGGATTTTACATCTGAAGACTTGCAAAGTTGTACTAGCGCCGGAAGACCCTCCCTCCCAGGTCCCCCTTGAGCCTGTGCAGGGATCAGATCTGTTTTAACAGAAAGTTGTTTGATTTAgtttcattcatttattttggggtattttgttccatttttgggaatcctgtttccattcccgcacagtaggtggcgggatGCACATTAAATTGTGCGATCTCCAATGTACCATCGAAGAGGTCAGATAAAGAAGAACATTAAGACGAAGCAGCTGCTTTACAAGTGGGATGCACTGTTGAGCACTACATCCCAAGAGGTTCGTGCTGATTGTACGGAGATTGTGACAGCcggttaaatggcgtcccttgagaaggcaagaacaagatgtatttcaggagaagtgcagtattatcataaggagagTTATACAGAGGAagaatggagggaaaaagagaggcagaggaggtctgagagagagagggaggaagagggtgagcttgagtcAGTTATAAATGGTGGGAAAAAAaaggagatggtttgttaaagaagaatggtagaaagtgtaagcagaaaGAGTTGAAGACAgaaggagaaatggaagtgaatgagggcgaaGTATGGGAGGTATTAGGCATGTTGAAGTTCTTGGAGCCTGAGGCTTGCACCaagggtcaggataaagatgaggAGTGAAGGTTTTggaaaaagtggacccttgccttttggctgatccatttgaggtttcagggtgggtgaaaacagagttgggtgctgtTGAATCGGTGAGGGTATCCAGATGTGGTATTGTGATAATTAtatgtttctgctggtcagagggagcaAGCACTCCATGTTAAACGAATGGGGGCAAgagatgtgaattgttttgctctcaagaaaagggtgccattgaaaggagtgaatAATGGGGTAACGGTAAATGTGAAAgctgaccaactgaaggggaagattcccggtgtttgtgatgctcgtcatTTGGTGCGACGCAAACAGGGTGGCGTGAGTGGAGAAACATGGttgttgtctgttcttttgagtttagATGTTGTCTTTGCctgacaaagtgatgttaggatatataagttatcctgtacaaGCTTTTATGCCGACTACATTacattgttacaggtgtcaagcttatgggcatgtggcagcagtgtgtaggagggaggctCCTAGGTGTGCAGAAgagcatgagacaaaggaatgtgtagcattggggaaagtagtggtttGTGTTAATTGTAGGTGTGcgcatggggctggggatcagaaatgtcctgtaTGAGAggggcaggttgaggtttccagggttagagtagtgcagaagttgtcatatgctgaggcagtgaagaaagtagaggaagatgggtcaagggggagggatcctgagaggagtggtgagAGTAGTCGATCAGTAACAGTACATAGGGATCCACCAACAAGGTATATATGTTTCATTAAGATTTCATTTTTGGCATTTATagtaatggttatcaactgtacagCAGGGATGGAATGTAAGTTGCAGAAAttagaggttgtggtggcagctgtaGAGAActatttgggtgtgcgagacttgacatcagaagagttacagggtgtgttaagtggtggtgtcccatcaTTCCAGGCTGTCAGCCTGAAGTAggactaaatacatttaaatagtggagtatggtatttatttttatttttttgtgagtgtaatgctaGATGCTGGGGTATTTGttgtattttctttttttgtagaaaaaaaaatgaagcaaagtataagggagttatactccagtctagtaggtggcagtaatgcaacatttattggatgccaacggCCTTTAAATTTCATCAAGAAGGACCATAGAAGAAGTGATTGAGGAGGTAGGCTGCTGTTAACCACCCTTAGTTTTAAAACTAGATAATTTATCAGTTTATTCATCTATCACCAGTCCCTTATACAGATGTTGAATTGTGTTGTTGATGTTATGTAAAAGTAAAGCTGATCCCGTTTGTAAACCAGGAGCTAGAGCTTGCGTAGAGCTTGTTCGCATTGCTAGCTAAATTAGCTACCTTTGTTGGTTGCTATCTAGCTAGTTGTCTTTGctttgttagctaactagctcatATGTTAATTCTAGCTAGCTCATGTTTTGATTCGCCATTGCGTTTATTAATTGTATTGTTAGGTGCATGTCATGCTTAATACACCGTGTTAATTTCCATTTTGTCGTGATAAATCAACGCTTGATGAGCTTCCCAGCTCAGACCCAGCTAatattagctaactaacgttattgTAGCTGACAAGCAGTTTTGTGATCACAGCAGCTAAACGTTAGTTGTCAGCTTACTagctaaaacattttttttcgtTACGTTAAGCAGATgaacacagaaagagaggggtTGCAGATTTGATTAATTTTACAAGCTAATATGTTACAAGTTGTCAACAACATTGTGCTTTGACTTTGTGGTTAGGGAGTGGATCTCTCAGAATACTGTTAACGACAGACTATGGTTTGTGTTCTTCAGCAGCTGTGTTGTGTTTATAATGGTGTTGTGTTCATCAGCTGTGTTGTGTTCATAatggtttgttgtgttcataaaGGTTAGTTTTGGCCAATGGTTTATTGTTTATCAGATGTGCGATGGCTTTTTATGTAAGTTAATTGGTTTATTTTTCTCTCACCAGATTATTGTTAAATTGGTCCAAGAACTTTGGAATCAGAGTTGGAACGGATGTAGATTTTTCAGTGTGTACTACTACTTAACATTTGACCATTTCTGATTTCACTCACACCTTCCCTGTCGCAACATGAGCAGTACAGTAAGTCCTCACATGTGCACCCAGGGCCATGTGATAACCCTCCAACACCTTCAGTTTAATTTTCACAGACATTTAGCAAAGGTGTCTGGTTTCTAAGAAGCAGTGCTTTGTTGTCACAGACACAGAGGAAAAGAAGGACTGGAGTCCCCTCAAGTTCCAGACACACGGCCAAGAGTAGCAGAGTCACCACAACCAGTGTGCGACCTCGTGCTGCAGCTTCAGCAGCAGTCCCAGAGACCATTGATGTGCTGGAGAGCAGCAGGACTAGTAGTAAGTAGCAATGGCTTTGTGTTTTTCTCTGTCATTTTGGTTGATAATGGATATTCTAACCTGTCTATTGGCTGTGCAGGTGAGGAGGTGGTGGACTTGACATGTGAAGGTTCTGAGTTGACTGTGGTTGACTTGACCAACAATGATTCTGTGGTGGTGAGTTTGTGAGCTTTCTTTATGCAAATAAGGATGTATACATATAACTGTTTTTAATGTGTTTCTAAGAATATGCTTTTGTCACTGTTGTAAAGACTGAAATGTTGACATATTTGTTTCTTTTCCACCACTGCGTGATTGCGAATGGGGAAACCAGGTTGTCGATGAAGGTAATTCATTGCTTTTCCTCAATCGCAACAATTATATTTAGATTAAAATATGTTTTGGTCCTCTAATGAAGTAAGCATTTATTACTATGTCAAGCATGTCTTTTTCTGTGAGTTTGTCTATCTGCTTGTGTCTATCTCAGGGACTCGTGGCAGACGTGAAGCTGACAGTGAGAGTTACGTACTGagcagtgatgaggaggaggatacTAATGGAGGCCTCAGTGCCgacctcctgtcctctctacaggccagcagtagagccaggtACTAAGCATATcaaactttttttaaatcaattttattttaaaattgaAGCACATAAAAGCAACGTCATCCTCATCCATCCATTTATCCACCCATAATATTGGCCATGTGACCACTGAAATCAAGACCTTGAGTTAGGGTAGACTCTGATGATCTCTTGTCCTCCATAGGTCTACTCCAGGGACAGTCAGCTGCCCAGTGTGTATGGACGCCTATGCTGAGGTAAGCTAAGCATAATTCAACGTGTGTGAAGGTGACTATGTCAAACT
Coding sequences within it:
- the LOC115175118 gene encoding E3 ubiquitin-protein ligase RNF4; this encodes MSSTTQRKRRTGVPSSSRHTAKSSRVTTTSVRPRAAASAAVPETIDVLESSRTSSEEVVDLTCEGSELTVVDLTNNDSVVVVDEGTRGRREADSESYVLSSDEEEDTNGGLSADLLSSLQASSRARSTPGTVSCPVCMDAYAEIIESGRLVVSTKCGHLFCSHCLRDSLLRSHTCPTCRKKLTHKQCHPIYI